Within Fusobacterium gonidiaformans ATCC 25563, the genomic segment TTTGACTTTTTTCGTGTTTGTCGCATCGTTGTTATTTACAAAGGCATCTGTATTTGATGTAATTGGATATTGGTCCGGAGGATTTTGGTCTTTACTAGCATTCTCTATGCAAATGGCTTTGGTATTGGTAACAGGACATACGATGGCAAGTTCTCCGGTATTTAAAAAATTATTGGAAAATATGGCATCTAAATTAAAAACACCAAGACAAGCAATTATTGTAGTTACTGTTGTGTCTACAATCGCTTGTATTTTAAACTGGGGATTCGGACTGGTTATTGGGGCAATTTTTGCAAAAGAAATTGCAAAAAAATTGAAAGGTGTTGACTATCGTTTGTTAATTGCTTCTGCTTATACAGGTTTCTTGGTATGGCATGGAGGATTATCCGGTTCTATTCCTCTTCAATTAGCAAGTGGTGGAGAAGCTTTAAAACAACAAACGTTAGGAGTGATTTCAGAAGCCATTCCTACCAGTCAAACTTTATTTTCTCCAATGAATTTATATATTGTAATCGGTTTACTAATTTTACTTCCTATTATCAATGTGGCTATGTATCCAAGTCATGACGAAGTCGTTACTGTGGATCTTGCATTGTTAAAAGAAGTGGAACCGGTAGTTATCGATAGTAAGAAAATGACTCCGGCAGAAAAAATTGAAAATGGAAGATTGGTTTCTTATGCTTTAGGATTAATGGGATATGTATATATCATTAAATATTTGATGGAAAATGGATTTGCTTTGAATTTGAATATTGTAAACTTCATTTTTCTATTTACCGGAATTATTTTCCATGGAACTCCAAGAAGATATTTGGATGCTTTGGCAGAAGCAATCAAAGGAGCAGCCGGAATTTTACTTCAATTCCCATTCTATGCAGGTATTATGGGTATTATGGTTGGAGCAGATGTAGATGGAAACTCTTTAGCAGGGTTAATGTCTAACTTCTTCGTAAATATTTCTACTCCAAGAACATTCCCAGTGTTTACTTTCTTGAGTGCAGGAATTGTAAACTTCTTTGTTCCATCCGGTGGAGGACAA encodes:
- a CDS encoding short-chain fatty acid transporter gives rise to the protein MEQKKEKKGIFKKFTSASVSLMQRWLPDPFIFCAILTFFVFVASLLFTKASVFDVIGYWSGGFWSLLAFSMQMALVLVTGHTMASSPVFKKLLENMASKLKTPRQAIIVVTVVSTIACILNWGFGLVIGAIFAKEIAKKLKGVDYRLLIASAYTGFLVWHGGLSGSIPLQLASGGEALKQQTLGVISEAIPTSQTLFSPMNLYIVIGLLILLPIINVAMYPSHDEVVTVDLALLKEVEPVVIDSKKMTPAEKIENGRLVSYALGLMGYVYIIKYLMENGFALNLNIVNFIFLFTGIIFHGTPRRYLDALAEAIKGAAGILLQFPFYAGIMGIMVGADVDGNSLAGLMSNFFVNISTPRTFPVFTFLSAGIVNFFVPSGGGQWVVQAPIVMPAGQMIGVTAAKSAVAIAWGDAWTNMVQPFWALPALGIAGLGAKDIMGYCLIVTIISGLFICSGFLLF